CGCGGCGTACGGCATCGCCCTCGCGGCCGTCGCGACGGGGCTGCGGGCCGTGCCGTCCGATCCGGTGGCCCTCGCGTGCAGCGCGGCGAGCGGGGTGGGGCTGCCCTGTGTGCTGATCGCCGCGCTCACCGCCGTACAGCGCGAGACACCGGACGCACTGCTGGGCCGTACGGTCGCCACGGCCAACACGCTGGTGTTCGCACCGAACGTCCTCGGGCTGGCCGCGGGGGCGGTCCTGGTCGAACTGGTCGACCAGAAGCCGCTGTTGGTCGTCCTGGGCGGGTTGTGGCTGCTGACGGCGGTGCCGTTGGCTCAGAGGCCGGCGAGCGCCGCGCGCACCAGCTCCAGGTCCCCGTCCGACGCCAACCCCGCGTGATAGAGCCGCATCTCCGTGGCGCCCAGCTCCCGCGCGCGCGCCGCGTCCGTCGCGAGCGTGCCGGGGCTGCCGCCCATCCCGGAGACCACGCCGAAGTTGGCGGCGATCACCGCGTCCGTCCGGCCCTGCCCGGCGAACGGCGTCAGCAGGCCCGGTCCGCCCGCGCACGGCACGACCACGCCGTCCGCGACGGAGAGGATGTGCGCGGGGTCCACGCCCGGGTTCGCGCCGACGTGGTACGTCACCGGGTCGGCGTGCAGCAGGATCTGGAAACCGTCGGGAGCCGCCGCGCGCACCGCGCCGACCGCCGCCTCCTGGAGCGTGCGGGCGGTTTCGTCGCGCCACGCGCGCGTGGCCGCAGCCACCGAGGCACCGAGGAGCTTCTCGACCCCCGCCCAGTCACCGTCGTCCGGCGCCCCCTGCCACAGCGGCTCCAGCGCGTCCCGTACCGCGGCGGCGAGTTCGCCGGCGTCCAGGCCCTGGGCGGCGTAGCCCTCCCGGCAGACCGCGCAGAAGCAGAGCGCCATCAGATACATGCCGGCGTCCCCGAGGCCGACCCCGCCGGTCTTGTCGTGGGCGTGCAGATGCTGGAGGCCGTACCAGCCGAGGGACTCCAGTTCGGTGCCGCGCGCGCCCGGGCGTACCGCCGCCTCGGCGGCCAGGTCGACGAGGTACGCGCGCGTGGCGGGCTGGGCGATACAGGGGGCCCACGGGTAGCGGTCACCGTAGGCGTTGACGACCGAGGTGTCCGGATGTTCCGCGCCCAGGCGGGAGTTGTGGGCGAGGACCACCCAGGTGTGCACCTCCAGACCGGCCTCCGTCAGCGCGGCGGCCGCCTCGCCGAAGGCGTCGCCGGGCGCCCAGTCGCCGGCCGGGTAGGGGCTCAGCTCCCGTCCCCGCCAGCGGTCGTCGGTGGGGTAGAGCACGGACGCGTGCTCGGCGGTCACGATGCGGTGGCGCGGGTGGCGGGGCGTCAACGCGCGCGTGGAGTGGTACGCGGAGGCGAGCGTCACCTGGCGCACGCCGAGGGCGGCGATGCGCGCGGCGGCCTCCGGGTCCCCGTTGACGTCCCAGGGGTAGACGAATGTCGACGCCTTCACTTGGTGTCCTCCTCCAGCAGCGCGTATCCACGCTCGATGATCTGAGCGAGCTGCTTCACATGATCCTCGGTCGGCTCGTGCAGCGGCGGCCGCACCTCCCCCACGTCGAGCCCGCGCAGCCGTACACCGGCCTTGACCAGGGCGACGGCGTAACCGCGGCCCTGGGCGCGCAACTCGACGAACGGGCGGTAGAAGCCGTCCAGGAGACGGTTGGCCGTCTTCGAGTCGCCCGACTCCAGCGCCCGGTGGAAGGCGAGGGCGACCTCGGGGGCGAAGCAGAACACGGCGGAGGAGTAGAGCGGGACGCCGACCGCGCGGTAGGCGAGCTGGGTCTGTTCGGCGGTCGGCAGGCCGTTGAAGTAGAGGAAGTCGCCGGGGACCTCGGTGCGCACGGCGCTGACGATCCGCTGGACGAGGTCGAGGTCGCCGAGCCCGTCCTTGAGGCCGACGATCCCTTCGGTGCGGGCCAGTTCGACGACGGTCTCCGGCGTGAACACGGCGTTGTCGCGCTGGTAGACGACGACGGGCAGCGCGGTGGCCGCCGCGATCTCCTTGTAGTGCCGCAGCAGTCCCTCCTGCCCGGCGATCACGAGGTACGGCGGCAGCGCGAGCAGTCCGTCCGCGCCGGCCGCCTCGGCCAGCTTCGCGTACCGCACGGCGAGCGCGGTGCCGTACCCGGCGCCCGCGACGACCGGCACCCGTCCGGCCGTCTCCGCCACGGCCGCCCGCACGCACGCCTCGAACTCCTCGGGCGTCAGTGCGTGGAACTCCCCGGTGCCGCAGCACGCGAAGACGGCGGCGGCCCCGGCCTCCACCCCGCGGCGCACATGCGCGCGGTAGACGTCGAGGTCGACCGAGCCGTCGGGCGCGTAGGCGGTGACGGGGAAGAACAGCGGCCCGCTGGGGATGCCGAGTCGGGTGGCGAGGTCGGCAGTCGTCACGGGCTCTCCCTGGGGTCGATAAACAGAGGTGTGCGGGATTCTGATCAGAGTTTACATTTCTGAACATGCGTAGCACCACCCTTGACGAGGAGTGGTGATGATCCTTAACTTGTCCACGAATGTGAATACTGAGCAGTCGTACGGTCGTCGACTCAAGGAGAACTGAGGATGCCCACGCCCCGCACCGTTCTGCTCACCGGCGCCGCCGGCGGGCTCGGCACCCTGATGCGGGACCTGCTCCCCGGGTACGGCTACGAGTTGCGCCTCCTCGACCTGCTCCCCATCGAGGGCGAACCCGACGCGATCGTCGCGGACCTCGCCGACAAGGACGCCGTGCGCGAGGCCGTCCGGGGCGTCGACGCGATCATCCACCTCGCGGGCATCTCCCTGGAGGCCTCGTTCGAGAAAATCCTCAGGGCGAACATCGAGGGCACCTACAACCTGTACGAGGCCGCCCGCGAGGAGGGCGTACCGAGGATCGTCTTCGCCTCCTCCAACCACGCGGTGGGCTTCACCCCCCGCCCCCAGGGCGACGCCCCCCTGATCCCGATCGACACCCCGCACCGCCCGGACACCTTCTACGGCCTGTCCAAGTCCTTCGGCGAGGACCTGGCCCAGCTCTACTGGGACAAGCACGCCCTGGAGACCGTGTCGGTACGCATCGGCTCCTGCTTCCCCGAGCCCAGCAGCGTCCGCATGCTCTCGGTGTGGATGAGCCCCGCCGACGGCGCCCGTCTCTTCCACGCGGCCCTCACCGCCGAGAACGTCCAGCACACCGTCGTCTACGGCTCCTCCGCCAACACCCGCCTGTGGTGGGACCTCAGCACCGCCCGGGCGATCGGCTACGACCCCCAGGACGACTCCGAGCAGTACGCCGAGAAGCTCATCGCCGAGCAGGGCGAGCTCGACCCGGAGAACATCGCCCACGCCCACCTGGGCGGCCACTTCGTGAGCGACCCGCCGATCTGGCCGTACTGACGGTCACAGAACGGACCGGCCCGCAGATCGATACGGGCATGACGGGCGCCGTGGATCGTGGCGCGCAGCGCCACGTCCAGGGGCGCGGGGAACTGCGCGACCAGCCACAACGAGCCCGCAGCCGCCCCGCAACAGCCGCCCCCGAGCTCGTCGGCGCACCCTGCCCGAACGGGCACATCCGGTCAGCATCCCCGTCGTAACAGACCTGGTCACCGCCACCCAGCCGCTGTAGAACTTCCTCCATAAGGCCCGAACGGGCAGCACCACCGGGGAAGGCGGGTGACGACATGACCGGCACCGCAGAAGACCGCCAGCGGCACATCGTGCAGGCCGCCCGCACCACAGGCGCCGTGGACGTCAACACCCTCGCCACCCAACTCGGCGTGGCGAAGGAGACCGTCCGCCGAGACCTCCGCGCCCTGGAGGACCACGGCCTGATCCGCCGCACCCACGGCGGCGCCTACCCCGTGGAGAGCGCCGGTTTCGAGACGACGCTCGCCTTCCGCGCCACCAGCCACGTCCCCGAGAAGCGCCGCATCGCCACCGCCGCGGCCGAACTGCTCGGGGACGCCGAGACGGTCTTCGTCGACGAGGGCTTCACCCCCCAGCTCATCGCCGAGGCCCTGCCCCGGGACCGCCCCCTGACCGTGGTCACCGCGTCCCTCCCGGTCGCGGGCGCCCTCGCCGAGGCGGACAACGTCTCGGTCCTGCTGCTCGGGGGCCGGGTCCGCTCCGGCACCCTGGCCACCGTCGACCACTGGACGACGAAGATGCTCGCCGGCTTCGTCCTCGACCTCGCCTACATCGGCGCCAACGGAATCTCCCGCGAACACGGCCTCACCACCCCCGACCCCGCGGTCAGCGAGGTCAAGGCACAGGCGATCCGGGCCGCGCGCCGCACGGTGTTCGCGGGTGTCCACACCAAGTTCGGGGCGGTCAGCTTCTGCCGGTTCGCGGAGATCGGCGTGCTGGAGACGATCGTCACGAGCACCCTGCTCCCCACGTCCGAGGCCCACCGCTACTCATTGCTCGGGCCCCAGGTCATCCGCGTCTGAAAAACCAACTCACCACTTAATACGGCACGCCACACCTTGTCGTGCCCTTTATCTCCCCATAAGTCCAGGAGCGATCCATGCGAACCCAGAGCCGACGACGGCCACCGCGAGCCACGCTCGCCCTGGCCGCCGCAGGGACGCTGCTCACCCCGCTGCTCTCCGGCTGCTGGGTCGGAGCCGGCGGGGCGGGGGCGGGCGGCGACGCGATCAACGTCCTCATGGTCAACAACCCCCAGATGACCGAGTTGCAGAAACTCGCCCCCCGCTTCACCGAAGAGACCGGCATCAAGGTCAACTTCACCGTCCTGCCCGAGAACGACGTCCGCGACAAGATCAGCCAGGACTTCGCCAACCAGGCGGGCCAGTACGACGTCGCCACCCTCTCCAACTACGAGATCCCGATCTACGCCCGCAACGG
Above is a window of Streptomyces sp. NBC_00490 DNA encoding:
- a CDS encoding 5-dehydro-4-deoxyglucarate dehydratase; this encodes MTTADLATRLGIPSGPLFFPVTAYAPDGSVDLDVYRAHVRRGVEAGAAAVFACCGTGEFHALTPEEFEACVRAAVAETAGRVPVVAGAGYGTALAVRYAKLAEAAGADGLLALPPYLVIAGQEGLLRHYKEIAAATALPVVVYQRDNAVFTPETVVELARTEGIVGLKDGLGDLDLVQRIVSAVRTEVPGDFLYFNGLPTAEQTQLAYRAVGVPLYSSAVFCFAPEVALAFHRALESGDSKTANRLLDGFYRPFVELRAQGRGYAVALVKAGVRLRGLDVGEVRPPLHEPTEDHVKQLAQIIERGYALLEEDTK
- a CDS encoding NAD-dependent epimerase/dehydratase family protein produces the protein MPTPRTVLLTGAAGGLGTLMRDLLPGYGYELRLLDLLPIEGEPDAIVADLADKDAVREAVRGVDAIIHLAGISLEASFEKILRANIEGTYNLYEAAREEGVPRIVFASSNHAVGFTPRPQGDAPLIPIDTPHRPDTFYGLSKSFGEDLAQLYWDKHALETVSVRIGSCFPEPSSVRMLSVWMSPADGARLFHAALTAENVQHTVVYGSSANTRLWWDLSTARAIGYDPQDDSEQYAEKLIAEQGELDPENIAHAHLGGHFVSDPPIWPY
- a CDS encoding DeoR/GlpR family DNA-binding transcription regulator codes for the protein MTGTAEDRQRHIVQAARTTGAVDVNTLATQLGVAKETVRRDLRALEDHGLIRRTHGGAYPVESAGFETTLAFRATSHVPEKRRIATAAAELLGDAETVFVDEGFTPQLIAEALPRDRPLTVVTASLPVAGALAEADNVSVLLLGGRVRSGTLATVDHWTTKMLAGFVLDLAYIGANGISREHGLTTPDPAVSEVKAQAIRAARRTVFAGVHTKFGAVSFCRFAEIGVLETIVTSTLLPTSEAHRYSLLGPQVIRV